A window of the Arenibacter algicola genome harbors these coding sequences:
- a CDS encoding Gfo/Idh/MocA family protein, producing MKKRDFLKSTAALGLTALLPTSVWALSKNGRLRTAHIGVSNMGGADLKSISSHELVDVVALCDVDSKALEGAKKLHPNAVVYKDYRVMLKEMKNDIDAVIVSTPDHTHAPASMMAMEIGKPVYCQKPLTHHVVEARAMRKMAKEKNLVTQMGIQVHSFYDYKLATLLIQSGIIGKVSTVRAWSPKNWGFDGPEPEGSDPVPENLDWNLWLGTSAERPYKEGYYHPANWRKLLDYGCGTLGDMGVHIFDTPYNALKLDVPMTIKNQCRKPTGFGFPEKNTVTYTFPGTEYTADTLKWIWYDGKGAPEKHKDLKLPNNEKLPGQGAMFVGEKGRLLLPHFMELPRLIIDGEYQELDLSIIKDQDAIGEPVRDYDSEGDKHYHQFVDACLGKAETTAPFEYSARLTETILLGVIAGRFPNKTLHWDNATARFSEPEANKFLDAPYREF from the coding sequence ATGAAAAAAAGAGACTTTCTAAAAAGTACCGCTGCCTTGGGTTTAACGGCACTACTGCCAACCTCTGTTTGGGCCTTGTCCAAAAATGGACGCTTAAGAACGGCCCATATAGGTGTTAGTAATATGGGAGGGGCCGACCTTAAGTCCATATCCTCACATGAATTGGTGGATGTAGTTGCACTTTGCGATGTAGATTCCAAGGCATTGGAAGGGGCCAAAAAATTGCACCCCAACGCTGTAGTCTACAAGGATTATAGGGTGATGCTCAAAGAAATGAAGAACGATATAGATGCGGTAATAGTCTCGACCCCGGATCATACCCATGCTCCTGCTTCCATGATGGCCATGGAGATCGGAAAACCGGTATATTGTCAAAAACCCCTTACCCATCACGTAGTGGAAGCCAGAGCGATGCGCAAGATGGCAAAGGAAAAAAACTTGGTCACCCAAATGGGAATTCAGGTACATTCTTTCTACGATTACAAATTGGCTACTTTATTGATCCAATCAGGAATTATAGGGAAGGTTAGCACGGTTAGGGCTTGGTCTCCCAAGAACTGGGGCTTTGATGGTCCGGAGCCGGAAGGATCAGATCCGGTACCTGAGAATTTGGATTGGAACCTGTGGTTGGGGACTTCTGCCGAAAGACCTTATAAGGAGGGATATTACCATCCGGCCAATTGGAGAAAATTATTGGACTACGGCTGTGGTACATTGGGAGATATGGGCGTACATATTTTTGACACCCCTTACAACGCCCTTAAATTGGACGTCCCCATGACTATAAAGAACCAATGTAGAAAACCAACAGGATTCGGATTCCCTGAAAAGAACACCGTTACCTATACCTTTCCCGGAACCGAATATACGGCCGATACCTTGAAGTGGATCTGGTACGACGGCAAAGGGGCTCCTGAGAAGCATAAAGACTTGAAATTGCCCAACAATGAGAAACTACCTGGGCAAGGGGCTATGTTTGTAGGTGAAAAAGGGAGACTTTTATTGCCGCATTTTATGGAGTTGCCCAGACTTATTATAGATGGCGAATATCAGGAGCTGGATTTGTCAATAATCAAGGATCAGGATGCCATAGGCGAGCCGGTTAGGGACTATGATTCCGAAGGGGACAAGCACTATCATCAGTTTGTGGACGCCTGTTTGGGCAAAGCCGAAACTACAGCTCCCTTTGAATATTCGGCACGACTAACAGAAACTATATTGTTGGGGGTTATTGCAGGCCGCTTTCCAAATAAGACCTTGCATTGGGATAACGCCACCGCTAGATTTTCGGAACCAGAGGCCAATAAGTTCTTGGATGCACCTTATAGGGAATTCTAA
- a CDS encoding polysaccharide deacetylase family protein gives MLLIYTHKITHRFSYIMRHIFTTILGIEVSYTTKVEDFIKHTGPKITYTKQPLQNEFFVRSNDLLFEQGINDIQIYLADWDGTPCFFATGDRSNLPFDIFSASFYMLSRYEEYLPHVKDMHGRFSPKDSLAFQHDFLEKPLVDIWAQKLLFALKVKFKDLKHRPRNYTYTSIIDVSSSHCFAHRGFVRGMSGFLFDLASLKIRRVFDRVSVWVNLKKDPYDNFFELIELHKNNKVKGMFFFQFAEYSTYDKNVSPNNNKFKHLIKSVADYDKVSLSCSYSSFNDIALLKEEKKNLANVINRPVGSSRMRYNRVDIPETYRNLIEAGFTDDYTMGYTHEIGFRAGTCTPFYFYDIPLEVQQPIKIHPFAVHDYGLLKYRNRTEAFSAVERLYLETKKVNGKFITVFSNELIGGESKLNWKKLYSSILKRVNV, from the coding sequence ATGTTGCTCATCTATACCCATAAAATTACACATCGCTTCAGTTATATTATGCGGCATATATTTACAACTATTTTGGGAATAGAGGTTAGCTACACTACCAAAGTTGAGGATTTTATTAAACATACCGGGCCAAAGATAACATACACCAAACAGCCTTTACAGAACGAATTCTTTGTGCGGAGCAACGACCTGTTGTTTGAGCAGGGAATTAACGACATACAGATATATTTGGCGGATTGGGATGGTACGCCTTGTTTTTTTGCTACCGGGGACAGAAGTAATCTGCCCTTCGATATTTTTTCTGCAAGTTTTTACATGTTGAGTAGGTACGAAGAGTATTTGCCCCACGTAAAGGATATGCATGGTAGATTTTCACCCAAGGACAGTTTGGCCTTTCAGCACGATTTTCTGGAAAAGCCGTTGGTAGACATTTGGGCCCAAAAACTATTGTTTGCATTAAAGGTAAAATTCAAGGATCTTAAACACAGACCAAGAAATTATACTTATACCTCCATCATAGATGTATCCAGTTCCCATTGTTTTGCCCATAGAGGATTTGTCCGTGGTATGTCTGGATTTCTTTTCGATTTGGCTTCCCTAAAGATCCGCAGGGTTTTTGATAGGGTTTCGGTATGGGTAAATTTGAAAAAGGATCCTTATGACAATTTTTTCGAACTAATAGAATTGCACAAGAACAACAAGGTAAAGGGCATGTTTTTTTTCCAGTTTGCGGAGTATTCCACTTACGACAAAAATGTGTCCCCCAACAATAATAAATTTAAGCACCTAATTAAATCTGTAGCAGACTACGATAAGGTTTCTTTGTCCTGTTCCTATAGTTCCTTTAATGATATAGCCCTGCTCAAGGAGGAGAAAAAAAATCTGGCCAATGTAATCAATAGGCCTGTTGGTAGTTCCCGTATGCGCTATAACAGGGTAGACATTCCAGAAACATATAGGAATTTGATCGAAGCTGGTTTTACGGACGACTATACCATGGGATACACCCATGAAATTGGATTTAGGGCAGGTACCTGTACGCCTTTTTATTTTTATGATATCCCTTTGGAAGTTCAGCAGCCCATTAAGATACATCCTTTTGCGGTGCACGATTATGGCTTGTTGAAATATAGAAATAGAACGGAGGCCTTTTCCGCTGTGGAGAGACTTTATTTGGAAACAAAAAAGGTGAACGGCAAGTTCATAACAGTTTTTTCAAATGAATTGATTGGGGGTGAAAGCAAATTGAATTGGAAGAAATTATATAGTAGTATCCTAAAACGAGTAAATGTTTAA
- the radC gene encoding RadC family protein has product MQQQPSSFSIKHWSDDDKPREKLLQKGKSVLSDAELIAILIGSGSRNESAVELSKRILASVNNNLNELGKLSIKQLMQFKGIGEAKAVSIAAALEIGRRRRGEEAQKITKISSSKNVFELLQPKMGELPHEEFWIVFLNNSNAVLQAGQLSKGGITGTLVDVRLVLKQALELGAVGLILAHNHPSGTLRPSEADKQITRKLKVAAEALDIKVLDHIIITQKEYFSFADENIL; this is encoded by the coding sequence ATGCAACAACAACCATCTTCTTTCTCTATTAAACATTGGTCCGATGATGATAAGCCTCGTGAGAAATTGTTGCAAAAAGGAAAATCCGTCCTCTCCGATGCGGAATTGATAGCCATACTAATAGGCTCGGGTAGTCGCAATGAAAGTGCCGTGGAGCTTTCGAAACGCATATTGGCCTCGGTAAACAACAATCTGAACGAACTGGGGAAATTGTCCATTAAACAGCTTATGCAATTTAAGGGAATTGGGGAGGCCAAGGCGGTTTCTATCGCTGCTGCCCTGGAAATAGGGAGGAGACGCAGGGGAGAAGAGGCTCAAAAAATAACAAAAATCAGCAGTAGTAAAAATGTCTTTGAACTTTTACAGCCTAAGATGGGCGAGCTGCCACATGAGGAATTTTGGATAGTTTTTCTGAATAATTCCAACGCAGTGCTTCAGGCTGGGCAACTTAGTAAGGGGGGGATTACCGGGACATTGGTAGATGTTCGCTTAGTTTTAAAACAGGCATTGGAGTTGGGTGCAGTAGGACTGATTTTGGCCCATAACCATCCTTCAGGTACCTTAAGGCCTAGTGAGGCCGATAAGCAGATTACAAGAAAACTAAAAGTAGCTGCAGAGGCCTTGGATATAAAAGTTTTGGACCATATCATCATCACACAGAAAGAATACTTTAGTTTTGCAGATGAAAATATCCTTTAA
- a CDS encoding YjjG family noncanonical pyrimidine nucleotidase, which yields MFKNLVTDVFFDLDHTLWDFERNSALTFQKILSENSVNVELNDFLKVYIPLNFEFWKLYREGKITKNELRFQRLKITFDRLGYTISNELIDVLSDQYIEYLSSYNHLFPNTTEVLDYLKPNYKLHIITNGFQEIQYKKLHSSNIHNYFEHIINSEMAGVKKPNPIIFRLALEKAKVLPQKSLMIGDSLEADILGAKSVGLHTLHFNANNEPKHEYCDMIHDLSEIKSYL from the coding sequence ATGTTTAAGAATCTTGTTACAGATGTTTTTTTTGATTTGGACCATACCCTATGGGATTTTGAGAGAAACTCCGCCCTGACTTTTCAAAAAATTCTTTCGGAGAACTCTGTCAATGTGGAGCTCAACGATTTTTTAAAGGTATATATCCCTTTAAATTTTGAATTTTGGAAGCTTTATCGGGAAGGGAAAATAACCAAAAATGAATTGAGGTTCCAAAGATTGAAAATTACCTTTGATAGGCTAGGGTATACCATATCCAATGAATTAATTGATGTTTTATCCGATCAATATATTGAGTATTTGTCATCATACAACCATCTTTTCCCCAATACAACAGAAGTTTTGGACTATTTGAAGCCGAATTATAAATTACATATTATCACTAACGGTTTTCAGGAAATACAGTACAAAAAATTACACAGCTCCAATATTCACAATTATTTTGAGCATATAATTAATTCAGAAATGGCCGGTGTTAAAAAGCCCAACCCAATTATCTTTAGATTGGCACTTGAAAAGGCCAAGGTGCTGCCCCAGAAATCCTTGATGATCGGTGACAGTTTGGAGGCAGATATTTTGGGAGCAAAGTCGGTAGGGCTTCATACCCTTCATTTCAACGCCAATAATGAACCAAAGCACGAATATTGCGACATGATTCACGATTTAAGTGAAATAAAATCTTATTTATAG
- a CDS encoding 3-keto-disaccharide hydrolase, producing the protein MKLLIAFFSFALVLSSCKTKTDNKPEAEAKAETAAESENWIYLFDGVTTNGWRAYNGESLPPGWVVKDSVLTFDTELGLEQDYTGGKDIIYGLEEFDNFEFYVEWKLPEGGNSGIFYHLKEGIPNAGPPNISPEYQLIDDENYAKIHDLTAYNLSLGHTENPAALQPLQQTASDYAMHVADPEQKILNPVGEWNSSKIVFTPEQVEHWLNGKRVLSFVPWSEDWYERKNSGKWKDEEYYGKFKSGYIGFQDHSSPIWFRNIKIRKL; encoded by the coding sequence ATGAAACTGCTAATTGCCTTTTTTTCCTTTGCATTGGTACTATCTTCCTGCAAAACCAAAACTGATAACAAACCCGAAGCTGAAGCTAAAGCTGAAACTGCGGCAGAAAGCGAAAATTGGATATACTTGTTCGATGGAGTAACAACCAACGGATGGAGAGCTTACAACGGGGAATCATTGCCTCCAGGCTGGGTCGTGAAGGACAGCGTATTGACGTTTGATACCGAATTGGGACTAGAACAGGATTATACCGGGGGAAAGGATATTATCTATGGTTTGGAAGAGTTTGATAATTTTGAGTTCTATGTGGAATGGAAATTGCCGGAAGGAGGCAATAGTGGCATTTTTTATCACCTAAAGGAAGGTATACCTAATGCCGGGCCACCAAATATTTCTCCTGAATACCAGTTGATCGATGATGAAAACTATGCAAAAATCCATGATCTAACGGCCTATAACCTGAGCCTTGGGCATACCGAAAATCCAGCAGCACTCCAACCCTTACAGCAAACAGCCTCGGATTATGCCATGCATGTGGCCGATCCGGAACAAAAAATATTGAATCCTGTTGGAGAGTGGAATTCTTCTAAAATAGTATTTACGCCAGAGCAGGTGGAGCACTGGCTCAACGGGAAAAGAGTACTATCTTTTGTTCCATGGTCCGAGGATTGGTATGAAAGAAAGAATTCCGGAAAATGGAAGGATGAGGAATATTATGGCAAGTTCAAGTCTGGATATATCGGATTTCAGGATCATTCAAGTCCCATTTGGTTCAGAAATATAAAAATTAGAAAACTTTAG
- a CDS encoding VOC family protein: MENDYTIPAQARIGHVHLKVADLERSLDFYCNLLGFEVTTMYGNQAAFISAGGYHHHIGLNTWHSKGLSPAPTNSVGLFHTAIVYPTRKDLANIYLRLLKAEYPLTGASDHGVSEAIYLDDPDKNGVELYWDRPKSLWTYGPDGSLIMFTKPLNMENLLRELKSV, translated from the coding sequence ATGGAAAATGACTATACTATTCCTGCACAGGCCCGAATTGGACACGTACATTTAAAGGTTGCAGACCTGGAACGATCTTTGGATTTTTATTGTAATCTATTGGGCTTTGAAGTGACCACAATGTACGGAAATCAGGCCGCCTTTATTTCCGCTGGGGGATACCACCATCATATTGGTTTAAATACATGGCATAGTAAAGGCCTGTCTCCCGCGCCTACCAATAGTGTAGGTCTTTTCCATACGGCAATAGTATATCCCACTAGAAAAGATCTTGCCAACATATATCTGCGTTTACTTAAGGCAGAATATCCGTTAACGGGGGCAAGTGACCATGGTGTTTCGGAAGCCATTTATCTGGACGACCCTGACAAAAACGGAGTGGAACTATACTGGGACCGCCCAAAAAGCCTATGGACCTATGGGCCGGACGGATCCTTGATAATGTTTACAAAGCCATTGAATATGGAGAATTTGTTACGGGAGTTGAAATCCGTTTAA
- a CDS encoding DUF5723 family protein — MRQVKLVLLSWLLGCIFVTAQNKQILYDFTEIPQALMINPGMSTDFQWYAGIPVLSGISFQAGSSGLTVNDLFADDGVDFNVKVRERAIYGMSTRDELSGTYQVELLNGGFRGRNRDNFYSFGIYNEGDAIGYWFKDYAILAFEGNADQLGRKFDLGHLKTRGEMLNVFHFGINKRVDGALTLGGRAKIYSSAFNFSSTKNKGYFVTNEGQNNLLANTIDADLELRSSGLNEIEDAIDNDSSLLPGILTRRLFFGGDLGFGIDLGFTYKLNKQTVITGSLLDLGFIYSSTDVKNYTIKGNATVEGIEVILPDAFSNSNDDFWQDLVDEVDALVPHGTNNKSYIYFRPTKLYGSLRYNWGEPTNQSMDCDCNYMVSKRKDYTKYANGVGGQLYVINRPRGPQAALTAFYLRRFGRALALKTTYTVDKFSWSNIGLGLNLQAGPVNIYVMADNLLAYNNLADSHYSSFQLGLNIISWGKK; from the coding sequence ATGAGACAAGTTAAACTCGTCTTATTATCCTGGTTACTGGGCTGTATTTTTGTTACTGCCCAGAACAAGCAAATACTGTACGATTTTACTGAGATCCCCCAAGCGTTAATGATCAATCCTGGAATGTCAACGGACTTTCAATGGTATGCCGGAATCCCCGTATTATCGGGAATTTCATTTCAGGCCGGTAGTAGTGGGCTTACGGTAAACGATCTGTTTGCGGACGACGGAGTGGATTTTAACGTGAAGGTCAGGGAGCGGGCCATATATGGTATGAGCACCCGTGACGAACTTAGCGGTACTTATCAGGTGGAGTTGCTGAATGGAGGTTTTCGCGGCCGTAATAGGGATAATTTCTATTCTTTTGGGATTTACAACGAAGGTGATGCTATAGGCTATTGGTTTAAGGATTATGCTATCCTGGCCTTTGAAGGCAACGCCGATCAATTGGGAAGAAAATTTGATCTCGGGCATTTAAAAACACGTGGGGAGATGCTCAATGTGTTTCATTTCGGAATAAACAAAAGAGTTGATGGGGCCCTGACCCTTGGTGGAAGGGCAAAAATATATTCTAGTGCCTTCAATTTTTCGTCCACCAAAAACAAGGGCTATTTTGTAACCAATGAAGGGCAGAATAACCTCTTGGCCAATACCATTGATGCCGACCTGGAACTAAGGTCCTCAGGTCTAAATGAAATAGAGGATGCTATTGACAATGATAGTTCTCTATTACCTGGAATTTTGACCAGAAGACTATTTTTTGGTGGAGATTTGGGATTTGGTATCGATCTGGGATTTACTTATAAACTTAACAAGCAAACCGTAATAACCGGAAGTTTGTTGGACCTTGGGTTTATTTATAGTTCCACCGACGTTAAAAATTATACCATAAAGGGCAATGCCACAGTTGAGGGGATAGAAGTTATTTTACCGGATGCATTTTCGAACTCCAATGACGATTTTTGGCAAGATTTAGTGGATGAGGTAGATGCTTTGGTTCCCCACGGAACCAATAATAAGAGCTATATTTATTTTAGACCTACCAAACTGTATGGTTCCCTACGTTATAATTGGGGAGAGCCCACTAATCAAAGTATGGATTGCGACTGTAATTATATGGTGTCAAAAAGAAAGGATTATACCAAATACGCCAATGGTGTTGGCGGACAATTGTATGTGATCAACAGGCCGAGAGGGCCACAAGCTGCGCTTACCGCCTTTTATTTACGAAGATTTGGAAGGGCTTTGGCACTAAAAACAACCTACACCGTAGATAAGTTTTCCTGGAGCAATATTGGTTTGGGACTTAATCTACAGGCGGGCCCCGTAAACATCTATGTTATGGCAGATAACCTATTGGCCTATAATAACCTAGCGGATAGTCATTACTCCTCTTTTCAATTAGGATTAAATATTATATCTTGGGGGAAGAAATAA